The following coding sequences are from one Triticum dicoccoides isolate Atlit2015 ecotype Zavitan chromosome 4A, WEW_v2.0, whole genome shotgun sequence window:
- the LOC119286139 gene encoding protein DETOXIFICATION 44, chloroplastic-like → MAATSPAPMRAVAAAFTPPPLSQRITRISTVSAVHLHQCRAAHRWRPAQCRGKPAVSGVAEDDEEDTSREALNLEEKEEESAGAGSWGLGWFRLDEVGMDILGIAVPAVLALAADPVTALVDTAFVGHIGSVELAAVGVSISVFNLVSKLFNVPLLNVTTSFVAEQQAVDAKYSGVGERDGVSSTREQASEKRKFLPAVSTSLALAAGIGLMEMVALIVGSGTLMDIVGIPVDSPMRAPAEQFLTLRAYGAPPVVVALAAQGAFRGFMDTKTPLYAVVAGNLVNAILDAIFIFPLGLGVSGAALATVTSEYLAAFILLWKLNNELILFSWNVIGSDIIRYLKSGALLIARTIAVILPLWLSTSLAARQGPVPMAGYEISLQVWLTISLLNDALALAGQALLASEYAKGNYKQARLVLYRVLQIGGVTGLALAATLFLGFGYLTLLFTDDPAVLDVAQSGVWFVTITQPINAIAFVFDGLYYGVSDFGYAAYSTLFAGVVASAFLLVVGPNFGLGGVWAGLTLFMGLRAVAGFWRLGSKGGPWEIVWSKTD, encoded by the exons ATGGCGGCGACCTCGCCAGCGCCGATGAGGGCCGTCGCCGCCGCGTTTACCCCGCCTCCGTTATCTCAGAGGATCACCCGTATCTCTACCGTGTCTGCCGTCCACCTTCACCAATGCCGCGCAGCTCACCGGTGGCGCCCTGCACAGTGCCGCGGGAAGCCGGCCGTCAGTGGCGTggccgaggacgacgaggaggacacTTCGCGGGAGGCTTTAAATCTTGAGGAAAAAGAGGAGGAGTCCGCGGGCGCGGGGAGCTGGGGGCTGGGGTGGTTCAGGCTTGATGAGGTTGGGATGGACATCCTGGGCATCGCCGTGCCCGCCGTGCTTGCACTCGCCGCCGACCCCGTCACGGCGCTCGTTGACACCGCCTTCGTCGGACATATCG GCTCGGTTGAACTTGCTGCCGTTGGTGTATCCATATCTGTTTTCAACCTGGTGTCCAAGCTGTTTAATGTGCCACTGCTTAATGTCACCACATCCTTTGTTGCTGAGCAGCAAGCAGTGGATGCCAAGTATAGTGGCGTAGGAGAAA GAGATGGAGTGTCGAGTACCCGAGAGCAGGCTAGTGAAAAAAGGAAGTTTCTCCCAGCGGTGTCAACATCCTTGGCTTTAGCTGCTGGAATCGGGTTGATGGAAATGGTGGCACTTATTGTTGGATCTGGCACACTAATGGACATCGTTGGTATACCTGTC GATTCACCGATGCGAGCACCGGCAGAACAGTTTCTTACTTTAAGGGCATATGGTGCTCCACCAGTCGTAGTAGCACTTGCAGCACAAGGTGCATTTCGTGGTTTCATGGATACAAAGACACCTTTGTATGCTGTGG TTGCTGGCAACCTAGTAAATGCAATACTGGATGCCATATTTATCTTCCCACTTGGTCTAGGTGTAAGTGGCGCTGCATTGGCAACTGTAACTTCTGA GTACTTGGCGGCATTCATCCTCCTATGGAAGCTGAATAACGAACTAATCCTGTTCTCATGGAATGTCATTGGCAGTGACATCATCCGCTACCTGAAATCTG GTGCCTTGCTAATTGCCAGGACCATCGCAGTAATCCTTCCATTATGGCTGTCGACATCCCTGGCCGCAAGACAAGGGCCTGTTCCAATGGCTGGCTATGAGATAAGCTTGCAAGTCTGGCTAACAATTTCTCTACTTAATGATGCACTGGCTCTTGCTGGTCAG GCTCTGCTTGCAAGTGAATATGCGAAAGGGAACTACAAGCAGGCCCGCTTGGTTTTGTACAGGGTTCTGCAG ATTGGAGGTGTCACTGGTCTTGCACTTGCTGCAACCTTGTTCCTTGGGTTTGGATATTTGACCTTGCTGTTTACAGATGATCCAGCAGTTCTAGATGTTGCGCAGTCTGGAGTCTGG TTTGTCACTATTACTCAGCCGATAAATGCTATTGCTTTTGTGTTTGATGGGCTCTACTACGGTGTTTCTGACTTCGGCTATGCCGCATACTCCACA CTTTTCGCGGGGGTCGTCGCCTCAGCCTTCCTCCTTGTCGTTGGTCCCAACTTTGGTCTTGGTGGTGTATGGGCTGGTCTTACTCTCTTTATGGGTCTGCGAGCAGTTGCCGGGTTCTGGAG GTTAGGGAGCAAAGGTGGACCATGGGAAATAGTCTGGTCAAAGACTGATTAA